AGCCATTCAGGTCTGCCGAATATCGCTTACCAGAGGCGAATTTTGCCAAAGCATGGTTTTTGGAGTCGCGCTCCACAACTCCAGACCCATCGTAAGCAAGCTTTGAGGGATAAACAGCAATCACATCGATGGTTTTGCCCCCAGCCTCTTGCCATTTCATCTCGCTGTATTGGCGAATCATTGCCTTGAGCCAACCCTGAAAGCGCTGTCGTAAAGTGGAGCGTTTCCGTCCTCCCGTTGCTTCCAGCCTTTGAGGCTCTCAAATACGATTGCCTCAGCGTTAAATGCTTTGGCAATCTGCACAATTCGCTTTGAAACAATGTGTGCAATCTGTTGGTTATGTTACGACATCTTCGATAGGTATTGGAGCAGAATCCCTATAGTGATAGTGTCAGCCATGCCAAAGGGCTTCAGGGCTTTCTCCCACTGTATTTGCAGGATTCATCTTGTTAGTTAGCACGGCCCCTGATGTGGGTATTTCCAGGCTTGTTAACACGCTAAAAACGATTAGCAGCAGGGAAATTCGCAAAGAGTTTGCGGAACACTTGCGCTCGTTTTACTGGAAGCCAGTTTTTGGGAAGCGTGGATACAGCTGCTGGTGGAGCCAGTTTGGACGTGCTCAATCAATACATTGAGGAGCAGGGATATGACACTCGCGGAGCGGTGCGGAGCACCCTTAACCGAAGGGCTGTTGGCGGCCTCCGCTTTCGCTGCACCTGCCTTGCCTTGACCCCATCCTGCTAGAGCGAGGATGGGGAGTGCGGCAAAGTTCGGTCAATACCCCTTGAAGTGCTTCAGGGCAAAGCCACAGATCCGCAACAGCCGCAGTCCATCCCGCACGTGTTGAATATTGGAACGGCCATAGGTTCTCGGGAAATAGCGCACTGGAATATCCAGAATCTTCAAGCTGCGCTTGGCGGCTCCCAGCAGTAGATCGAAATCCCCAAACGGATCAAAGTCACCCCACTCCCGCCGCAGCTTGGCGATCTCCAGATAATCCTCTCGTCGCAACGCCTTGGTACCGCAGAGGGAGTCTTTGATGCGAATGCCAAGAATGTAGGAGAGCAGGGCGGCAAAAAATCGGTTCGCCCATTGGTTCAGCCTGGGCATCGACTCCCGTTTGAGGGGGTAAATCAGCCGACAGCCGTTGGCAAAATCGCACCGCCCAGAGGCCACCGCCCAGAAAAACTTGGTCATATCCTCAGCCTGTACCGTCAAATCGGCATCCAGGATGATCAAGACATCGCCCGTAGCAGCCGCAAACCCTCTGCGCACTGCATCCCCCTTGCCTGTGCCCTGCTGCTGTAACCCTCGGATGTCGCGGATCCCTTGGTACTCTGCCTGTACCTTCTGAATCTCCGCCCAGGTGTTATCCTCAGAGTGCCCCTCCACAAAAATGATCTCCATACGAGATCCCAGTTGCGGCAGCCGTTCCACACATTGACGGATGTTGCCTGCCTCATTCCGAGCCGGGATCACCACAGTACAAGAGGGTTGCTGGGCAACAGGGGGATCCCTATCCGCAACAGGTTGCAGCCGGGCAATCGTATATTCGGTCAGGCAAAGGGCATTGATCCCTGGCAACGGGGCAATCCCTTTGTTCACCACTGCGGAAATCCACGGGATCCGACGGGGTAATAACAGACGTTTGCCCTGCTGAATGATCTCATAACCCGCCAAGTGTAGGAGATTGGCCACATCCGCTGCGGATAACCAGTTGGCCGCTGGCAAAGGCATCCGCTGTTTGAGGGCGGTGGCTAGGGCCAGGATTGGCTCCCAGAGGGGATTGTGGTGGGAGAGAATCAAACGGGTACGCGGGCTGCAGAAACGGCGCAACTGCTGTAAAACCTGCTGAATATCCGTCAAGCTGCCCAGGGTATTCGTTAGCAAAATAACATCAAACGGATCCGCCAAAACCGGGTCGTGTACCAGATGGTTCAGATTGTGAGCATCCTCTACCCGGAAATGCAAATGAGGAAACTCCACTTGCGCTTGAGCGACGATCTCGGCATCTTGGTCGATCCCCACCCCGACACGGGGTTGCAAGGCATTCAAGAGGGATCCGGTGCCGGAACCAATCTCCAGGATGCGTAGGCCGGGAGAGACAAAGAAACGATGCAGCCGCTCCAGATCCTCGTGGTAGTAGCGGTTTTTCTGTCGCCAATAGTGCAAGGGGTGGTTAAACGCTGGCAA
The DNA window shown above is from Thermostichus vulcanus str. 'Rupite' and carries:
- a CDS encoding glycosyltransferase, which encodes MPAFNHPLHYWRQKNRYYHEDLERLHRFFVSPGLRILEIGSGTGSLLNALQPRVGVGIDQDAEIVAQAQVEFPHLHFRVEDAHNLNHLVHDPVLADPFDVILLTNTLGSLTDIQQVLQQLRRFCSPRTRLILSHHNPLWEPILALATALKQRMPLPAANWLSAADVANLLHLAGYEIIQQGKRLLLPRRIPWISAVVNKGIAPLPGINALCLTEYTIARLQPVADRDPPVAQQPSCTVVIPARNEAGNIRQCVERLPQLGSRMEIIFVEGHSEDNTWAEIQKVQAEYQGIRDIRGLQQQGTGKGDAVRRGFAAATGDVLIILDADLTVQAEDMTKFFWAVASGRCDFANGCRLIYPLKRESMPRLNQWANRFFAALLSYILGIRIKDSLCGTKALRREDYLEIAKLRREWGDFDPFGDFDLLLGAAKRSLKILDIPVRYFPRTYGRSNIQHVRDGLRLLRICGFALKHFKGY